AAGAATTCTGCTAGCATGGAAAGGAGACCGAGGATATAGAAAAGCCAAGAAAATTCTGAGAAGCAATATGCACTATCCGGATTCAGATTGTACAAAACCAGAATCAGAGTAATTATTCTTTTCTCATTGCCATGAGAAATTTCCAAGAGCAGCTGATACCACAGGCTGTTTCTTTGAAATTACCTTGATTTTGTACTGTTGTCTAGAGCTGCTGCTCCAGCCTGCTGGGCAATGTGTCATCAACACATTACGACACTAAGCTCAATGAATTGTCGAATCAGATCATTGATCTGTGTGTTGTAAATGAGGAACTCAAGTGAGGAATCTAATATGCCATTTGCACTTTCTGATGGGTcacgatttatttattttttttaaaaaacccaTCAACCTATGAATTTCCCCAATTCCTGAAAAGGTACTCAGCATCCCCAATTCttgaaggggaaaaaaactGAGTCAATCAAGCAGCCAAGACCCAAATTCATAAGAACCGTACACAAACAATAAATCTCCACCAATATTTTCAGGCACAAGTCCGCACGACTGAAATTACATTTCATCCCCTCCTCAGAATTGGTGGTGAGTATTCGACATGTCACAATTAACTTTCGGTACCAGCTGAAAAGATCACCTATTTCAGAATATAAAGAGCTATCACATAATGCCAGCCTATCAACCCCAAAACGTGTTGAAAGTCTGTAAAAGAAACTCCTGTCCTGGTGTCTAGCAGtgatgaaaaattaattaagaaaaacccTCTACTCTGTGGAGGTTTGCTGCGACACAAAAACATGGGAAATACTAAGAAGACAAACTATAAACTATAACTTTATGATCCGCAACGGTATGGAAAAAGAATAAATTGGCATTTGGCACTATCAACTGAATATCACACAGTAATCAGATGGTATAACTCAAGGAGTTAACATATAACCCAAGCTATAAGAACATATGAGTCTAAGAAAGCTGAATTCCTAGCATAGGAAAAGACAGGAAAATGTCATTCTACTCTTATGCAATATGGGGATCGTGCCATAGAGACAAATGGTACTTAAGCCTGCCATAACCATAGAGATATTCTCCTCACAGAAAGCCTCCTACTTAATTTTGGTATGCCTCCATATTGGAAGAAACTCAACtcccataaaagaaaagaaagaacaaaacaaaagaggGCAGTGAGAGTTTCCCCTTCAAATCGCAAGGACCCAACAAGTTCTTCCTTTCATCTCTGTAGACACCGACCTACTTTGTTAGATATAATGTATACGTGTGTTGCTGTCTCGCCAAAACCATAAATTGTTGAATTGAGGCCTATTCAATACAATGCACAATCTGTGTCTCCGATCTTTACAAAGGAACCTCAATTTTCAAGACTTAGCCACTTTCTCTTCGGCAGTTACCAGGCAACAGGTATTTGTACTTATCAGCATTGTTCAACAGATACGATGGAAGATGGACTGCTGAATAAGAATGGGGAATAGGTCCCATCTTCCCAATTATTTCCTTAAATGTGTACTCCTCGGGAATCATGTCAAACAGGTCAGACCCTTTGCATATTATGTCCTGAATCCTTTCGGGGTTCAAGTAATGAGAAAACCTGACCCGATCATAATGACTGTAAGCCCTCAtcttaaatacaaattcactgATGCGGCGGAAGCAAAAGCTACAATGCCACCCAGCATCTGACAAGATGTTATCAGTTTGTCGAAAATGTGCATATCTAGTCTTTCCTGTCTTGTACCTATGGACAGAAGCTCTCCAGCTTTTGTTGTCTACAAGAAATTCGAAGGAATATAGGTAGTTCTTGAGTCGAAGGTGAAGGATATGTGGAATTTCATCACACCACCTCAAGAGATTAATTGTGTGGGCACTTGGAATCTCATCAACATCAGACATTATCAACAAATCGTCATCTTCAATGCCTGCAATTTTCAAAAGATGGTCCAGTGCTAATCTCTGATATGCCTCTTCAACAAATGGATTTTCGCCTTTCTTAAATCTTCCTCCAATCTTCCCATAAGTCAGCCGAGGTTTAATAAACTTGAACTGGTCACGGTTCTCCGCAAAAAGCAATTCTTTAGACAAACCTGTGAATGTTGAGTTTGATTCGAGAAGAACAAACTGTGTCACATATGGATACAATTCATTCCATCGAATTGTAAGGATGTCAAGCTCATTACTGAAAAGAACTGCATCATAGACTCGTCTTGGAGATTCGCGAATTCCCCACCCGTGAAGTTTGCAAAGAGTTGCCATCGATACATTCTCATTATAATAGTGAGGGACATCGTGGAAGGGCTTTGGGGGTGATTCCCATATTGGTCTCAGGAAATAAGAAATCTTCTGCCCATGCAAATATACACCAAAGATGCATATTGGGACAAccacaaacaaaaacataaaggTCCTCAGAAAAATACATCGAAATCTTGACATAATCAGTGCGACACGAGTTCCCTGCAGtggattaaaacaaaaaattctaagATACCCGGATTATTTatatacccaaaaaaaaaaaaacaactaacaCTAAATTGTTTACATAAATTGGCATACAATTAGACAGAATTCAGGCATAGAACACCAATTCTCTTTGCTTGGAACATTTATATAGTTTAAGAAAGACGGTTCAGATGATAAAAACTGACCTTCGGATAAAGATAGAATCTAATGAAGGCAAAAACCAAGTTAAAATGAACACGACGAGGTCTCATTGCTttgctttataaaaaagaaaatcaaaacacctaaaattaagtttattttGCTAAAAGAATGGGGggagaaggaaaatgaaaaaactacccgagcacacaatcCTTATTTTGCagagaaaaaaaaggcaaaattgCAAAAGGAGGGGAGGAAAATTAGAGGGAAAAAAAGTACCTCGCCACACACGCCTTCGCAGATATCATCAGTCTTCTTAGAACTATAATACCCATCTGACATGGTTATACGGCGAATATTCAGTATATCGAAGAAGAACCGAAAAGTAAAAACGCCCAAGTTGTCCAATCTCTGCGTgtgtctctatctctctctgtgCGAGTAAAATTGAGATTGTCGAGACCCAGATCGACCCCTCCACGAACCGGAGGCCAAGATTTCAAAACGAAATTCGGGAAAGCAATTCCCGGAAAACCAACTATATCAAAGTTTCTCTCCGTGTCTCTCTCACTGCCAATCTGTCTGTCTCGCTCTCTCACTCTGAACGTCAATTATAGCCGTTTGGTGGTTTTGCTCTTGCGCCAGTGGCTCTCTTCCAAATATCGGAGGGCATATAAAGGAAGAGATTTGCATTTACTTGACCAATATTAACCCGATAAGACAAATTATAGTGAATAAAATGACCCCCtatcttctttatttatttatttattttatcatcctGCTACGATGAGATTTATTGCCCATCGAGGCATCGACTATTAAATTCTATTAAAGGTAAAGGTGTACTATCCTCGTAAATAAGTATgaggttttataaaaataaatttataattagatttaatttataataaaattaattttataatttaatatattatattaaattacgtaagtttataaatttaattttataaaattttttagtgattaaaatatttatcattttataactattttataacACATTTTATAATCgtgaatttattaaaaatatatttaaattttatataaaactatatttattataaaataattgaaatttaaaCATACTTAAAATTCTATGGTGTGATGTATATTCCACTGTTTCGATAAGTGACAGTATGGGTGGGGGTAATAAGGTCCACACACCAATTttatcccaattttttttttttttcctctctctctcttttttgccattcaagaatttcaaaagatGCGGATAGAATCTAAACATAGATATTACCCATTCTCTTTACCATTCGTCCGATTTGAGATAGTTTTTATCCTACGGCTATGAGATGAGGAAACAGAAAACTTGCGCGAAGAGTTGCAAACGTACCAGTTACCACCCGGAACCATTCCTTTTGTGGTTTCGCTGTTCCCACGTCAAAACGTGGCCACGTCATCAACCATTTTTTggggggattttttttttttttttaatatgatatatttttatccaatattaATCTGGGTTTCGAATTACCGTAGATTGTTTTGGAGGGTTGGTACTTGTTCCCCACGCGCGGTTTGACTCAGTCAAGACGTTAGTTAATTTTGTCGCGCCGTTCTGCTCTGTTCACTGTTCCTGTGCTCCCCCTCTCCCAATCCACTTTACGAacgtaataaaagaaaaaatatataattgtaagtataattatatattaatttatatattaatataatgtgattagttaaaaaataaattttattaaaaataatattaatttaaattttaaatatgaataaatcagtattagtatacatattaatacgtaattgtatttgtatgtagtaaaattttaaaaaaaatttttaattttaaatatgcattaatatgtatattaatataatataattaattaaaaaataaattttattaaaaataatattaatttaaattttaaatataaaaatatcaatattaatatataaattaatatatgattttatttatatgtaacaaaactttaacattaaacttaattattatatcctaaaattaaaaagaaaatataacatcagcttttattttttaagaataatctAACATGATTCCCGTTGGGTTTCATAGAAGATAAAATATTGTCTTTAATTGTGATTCTGAGCCAAGAACCTGCCACGTACGTCTAACCTGTTCGGACGTTGGTTGCTTAATTAATTAGAGGCTTTTACatgttaataataaaaacagtttcttattatacaaaataaactgttatagatataaaaaaaattatataaaaaaaatttataaattaatgtaattttatagaaatagttatatttattttataataaaaataattttacaatctgacttatcacatcaaattatatcaatttataaatttatttttatgtaatttggttatgattaaaatatttttctaataattaatACGTATATAAATGGCTTATTTTGTTTGGgatatatttaaacttaaatAGGTAGAAGAACTGGCTGGTTTTAACCTGCTTGGCTACACACAAAACATACTATTACGTGGATAGTCAAATCAATTagcataaaaatttttatttatatatttgaatttaaacTATTATGATCTCCCATTAATTAAGTtagatatttatcaaaaaattcgGGCATCTTGACAGTAAAGGTAAGGACTAAACAGAATTAAAAcccttcaaattttgaaacttaGCCTATATTTGAATGTTGAGTTAAGTTGAAATAAGTTAagttctttttaaataatatgagttgagatggtgaagtgatttttataaaattcaccTAAGATAAGTTTATATGTGTTTGATATTAAGATAAATTCTGatttatttatgagaaattaaaaaaaaagttatgggtTTTGCATGTAAAGATATGTTAAATTGAAAAAGTTTGTAGATTCTACATGTAAGAaagttttaaattgagatgagtttagttatttaaaaattatgtatttgaatattagacttagcttaaaattaaactatatTAAATTGATTTCAGTGTACTCCAACAACCAAATGGGACTACCTCCCTCTcccaaataaaaaaggaaaagaaaatctatccaaataataaatctaCTGTTAAAAAGGTTTTCTGAAATATTTCTGAATGCCTTAgccatatattaaaaaatgaatttaaacgAATAGGCAATTGTTTCCAGAACAGGTACTCCAATCATTTACTTTGCTTCTAAGTTACTcatattttattagaaaaataattatgttatatacaattatttttatgtatttttaatatattattctgATGTGATTTGtcaaaatagatattttatattaaaaaaataacataattaattacattaatagaatatataatggGTACGTAAGAGTGAAGGCacttaaaatttttgtattaaaaattaAGTTTCTTTTGTACTTGTGAATCAATGGTCACCCTAAAACGTTTTAAACTCGATCCCTTTCaaccttcaaaataatatttaaaaataaaggcATCCCAATAAATACTCCCACCCGATTGCAATTAATGAAAAATGTAAGAGAATATAATGTTTATGATTTTCCAtaaatttctcttaaaaataaaaaagattttccataattttttcttttatttttgtcctCTGGCACAGCCGGAAGAAACTGATCCTCCACTTCAAATTAGCGGCAATGGATCATGAGTCATTGGGCTCTTCAGTGCGCCATACTAGCATGCACCTTTCATAGCTGGCATGCAGTATACTGTGATTATCGACGTCAGTGCCTGTGCCTGATCTATGATCAGCTGGTAATTGACAAACAATATActgagaatatattatataatttgcaTAAACTTTTGCATATTTGGAATTATATGCATAAAATAGATGGAAATAGTatgtttcataaaaaaataaataaataagccaAAAAATCTGCATTTGGTTTTATACCCACTAATCTGATCATCCATAAAATTATTATGTAATGATGAAGTATGTGTTATCTATATCAATTATCACATTATATCATGTCATTAAAATCGCTGACTTAAATTAATTTGAGGTttatttattacaaaaaaatgagtttttataactaatttatTGCAATCAATTTTAGTTGAAAATAGTCATTTCGCTAGAATTAATTagtcataaataaataattttcttatagtgattCAATAATTGGAATATGGAgagttagctagctagctgctagGCTAGCGAGCATGAACAAAGCACATAACACGTGTACAATTAAATCTAATGTAACAcattaagttatgtcaatttgtaaatttat
The genomic region above belongs to Carya illinoinensis cultivar Pawnee chromosome 4, C.illinoinensisPawnee_v1, whole genome shotgun sequence and contains:
- the LOC122308088 gene encoding uncharacterized protein LOC122308088, whose product is MSDGYYSSKKTDDICEGVCGEGTRVALIMSRFRCIFLRTFMFLFVVVPICIFGVYLHGQKISYFLRPIWESPPKPFHDVPHYYNENVSMATLCKLHGWGIRESPRRVYDAVLFSNELDILTIRWNELYPYVTQFVLLESNSTFTGLSKELLFAENRDQFKFIKPRLTYGKIGGRFKKGENPFVEEAYQRLALDHLLKIAGIEDDDLLIMSDVDEIPSAHTINLLRWCDEIPHILHLRLKNYLYSFEFLVDNKSWRASVHRYKTGKTRYAHFRQTDNILSDAGWHCSFCFRRISEFVFKMRAYSHYDRVRFSHYLNPERIQDIICKGSDLFDMIPEEYTFKEIIGKMGPIPHSYSAVHLPSYLLNNADKYKYLLPGNCRRESG